In one window of Bemisia tabaci chromosome 4, PGI_BMITA_v3 DNA:
- the CycC gene encoding cyclin-C has translation MAGNFWQSSHFQQWILDKQDLIRERQHDLAILAEEEYQKILIFFSNFIQSLGESLKLRQQVIATATVYFKRFYARNSLKCVDPLLLSPTCIFLASKVEEFGVISNNRLVQTCQAIVKNKFSYAYAQEFPYRFAQISECEFYLLENLDCCLIVYQPYRPLLLLLQDIGQEEQQLLGLAWRIVNDSLRTDVCLLYPPYLIAISCLQIACVVLQKDLKGWFAELNVDFEKVQEISRYIIALFELWKSYNEKDEIKTLLNKMPKPKVQQPR, from the exons ATGGCTGGCAATTTTTGGCAAAGTTCTCATTT CCAACAATGGATTCTGGACAAACAGGACTTGATTCGAGAGCGGCAACATGATTTGGCCATTTTAGCGGAGGAAGAATATCAGAagatcctgatttttttctctaatt TTATTCAAAGCTTGGGAGAGAGTTTGAAGTTACGACAACAAGTAATCGCAACAGCCACTGTTTATTTCAAACGATTCTACGCTCGCAACTCTTTGAAATGTGTGGATCCACTTCTCCTGTCTCCGACGTGCATTTTCCTGGCATCCAAAGTTGAAGAGTTTGGAGTCATTTCCAATAACAGGCTTGTCCAGACTTGTCAAGCCATAG tgaaaaacaaatttagcTATGCCTATGCGCAAGAGTTTCCGTACAGATTTGCCCAGATCTCGGAGTGCGAGTTCTatttgctggagaatttggaTTGCTGCCTAATTGTTTATCAGCCGTATCGACCTTTGTTGCTGCTCCTCCAAGACATCGGGCAAGAAGAGCAGCAGTTGCTAGGATTAGCATGGAGAATAGTCAATGACAGCCTGCGAACTGATGTCTGTCTCCTCTATCCACCCTACCTAATTGCTATTA GTTGTCTACAAATAGCCTGTGTTGTTCTGCAGAAAGATCTTAAAGGTTGGTTTGCGGAGCTGAACGTAGACTTTGAGAAAGTCCAAGAAATTTCTAGGTATATCATCGCCCTTTTTGAACTGTGGAAATCGTACAACGAGAAAGACGAAATTAAAACCCTATTGAACAAAATGCCGAAACCAAAAGTCCAGCAACCGAGATAG